The Rhodothermales bacterium genome has a segment encoding these proteins:
- the rplT gene encoding 50S ribosomal protein L20, whose amino-acid sequence MPRAKNRVASRARRKRIMAMAKGYWGRRRNIYTVAKNAVEKALQYQYRDRRQRKRQFRRLWITRINAAARLNGTSYSRFLGSLRKADITLNRKVLADLAMNDPKAFSKVVETASK is encoded by the coding sequence ATGCCACGCGCAAAGAATAGAGTTGCGAGCCGCGCCCGCCGGAAGCGGATCATGGCCATGGCCAAAGGCTATTGGGGCCGCCGCCGCAACATTTACACCGTCGCCAAGAACGCCGTCGAGAAGGCGCTCCAGTACCAGTACCGGGACCGCCGGCAGCGCAAGCGTCAGTTCCGCCGCCTCTGGATCACCCGCATCAACGCTGCGGCTCGCCTTAACGGCACGTCGTATTCGCGTTTCCTGGGCTCGCTCCGCAAGGCCGACATCACGCTGAACCGCAAGGTGCTGGCTGATCTCGCCATGAACGATCCCAAGGCGTTTTCCAAAGTGGTTGAGACCGCATCGAAGTAG
- the rpmI gene encoding 50S ribosomal protein L35, with the protein MPKMKSNSGAKKRFSVTGSGRLKRKKAFHSHILTKKSPKRKRNLRETTLVDKADEPRMKRLIQS; encoded by the coding sequence ATGCCGAAAATGAAGAGCAACAGCGGCGCCAAGAAGCGGTTCTCAGTGACCGGTTCGGGCCGTCTGAAGCGAAAGAAGGCGTTTCACAGCCACATTCTGACCAAGAAGAGCCCCAAGCGGAAGAGAAATCTTCGGGAGACGACTCTGGTCGACAAGGCGGACGAGCCCCGCATGAAGCGGCTCATCCAGTCGTAA
- a CDS encoding translation initiation factor IF-3, whose amino-acid sequence MNDGIRAPRVRVVDPKGNHGVYETREALRMAQDQQLDLVEISPNADPPVCKIMDYGKYKYEQQKREKEMRKKSHNAELKEIRFRPHTDTHDFEFKVKHAKNFLEHGHKVRAYVQFRGRDIVYKDHGMEILARFMSELQDLARIDQEPRMEGRRMATILSPNKKKP is encoded by the coding sequence GTGAACGACGGCATCCGCGCCCCGCGGGTCCGCGTCGTTGATCCCAAAGGCAACCACGGCGTCTACGAAACCCGTGAAGCCCTTCGGATGGCCCAGGACCAGCAGCTCGACCTGGTCGAAATCTCCCCGAACGCCGATCCACCGGTCTGCAAGATCATGGATTACGGCAAGTACAAGTACGAGCAGCAGAAGCGGGAAAAGGAGATGCGCAAGAAGTCGCATAACGCGGAGCTCAAGGAGATCCGCTTCCGCCCGCACACCGACACGCACGACTTCGAGTTCAAGGTCAAGCACGCCAAGAATTTCCTTGAGCACGGTCACAAGGTGCGCGCATACGTACAGTTCCGCGGTCGAGACATCGTGTACAAGGACCACGGCATGGAAATCCTGGCGCGGTTCATGAGCGAACTGCAGGACCTGGCCCGGATTGACCAGGAGCCGCGCATGGAGGGCCGCCGCATGGCGACCATCCTGAGTCCGAACAAGAAGAAGCCGTAG
- the thrS gene encoding threonine--tRNA ligase produces the protein MTLTFPDGSQRSFDSGVTGFDVARSISEGLARNALSVGVNGETRDLNRPIEEDADFQVFTWNDDQGRATYWHSSAHLMAEALEALYPGVKFGIGPSIDKGFYYDVDLGDRTLGPEDLEAIEKKMTGLARRNVEFERREVSKDEAHAYFSEKGDEYKLELIEELEDGTITFYQQGDFVDLCRGPHVRSSKNLKNPKILNVAGAYWRGDSDRPQLTRLYGITFPKKAQLDEFLEMLELARQRDHRKLGKELELFTFSQKVGSGLPLWLPKGTMVRETLVDFLKQEQLRRGYLPVITPHIGRLDLYRTSGHYPYYSDSQFPPMMDDEEDGYLLKPMNCPHHTQVYDARPRSYRELPVRLAEFGTVYRYEQSGELGGLTRVRGFTVDDAHLFCMPDQVKAEFKDVIDLTLLVFRSLGFSDFTAQVSLRDPDNPDKYVGSAELWDVAEQSIREAAQEMGLDTVEEVGEAAFYGPKLDFMVKDALGRSWQLGTIQIDYNLPERFDLWYTGADNEKHRPVMIHRAPFGSLERFIGVLIEHCGGNFPVWLAPVQVAVLPVGQDFEGYAQEVAAKLQEAGIRVETDLRNEKVGYKIRSAEMQKVPYMLVVGGREMESGTVAVRRHGEGDQGSMDIQAFLDHIARENQVTAQAAS, from the coding sequence ATCACCCTGACTTTTCCCGACGGCTCCCAACGCTCCTTTGACAGCGGCGTGACGGGATTCGATGTGGCCCGCTCCATCTCGGAGGGACTGGCCCGCAATGCGCTTTCCGTCGGCGTTAACGGCGAGACGCGGGACCTCAACCGGCCCATTGAAGAGGACGCCGATTTCCAGGTCTTCACCTGGAATGACGATCAGGGCCGTGCCACGTACTGGCACTCCAGCGCGCATCTCATGGCAGAGGCGCTCGAAGCGCTGTACCCGGGTGTCAAGTTCGGCATCGGACCCTCGATCGATAAGGGCTTCTACTATGACGTGGACCTCGGAGACCGCACCCTCGGCCCGGAGGACCTGGAAGCCATCGAGAAGAAGATGACGGGACTCGCGCGCCGGAACGTGGAGTTCGAGCGCCGCGAGGTCTCCAAGGACGAGGCCCACGCCTACTTCTCCGAAAAAGGCGACGAGTACAAGCTGGAGCTGATCGAGGAGCTCGAGGACGGCACGATCACCTTCTACCAGCAGGGTGATTTCGTGGACCTCTGCCGGGGTCCGCACGTGCGTTCCAGCAAGAACCTCAAGAACCCGAAGATCCTGAATGTAGCCGGGGCCTACTGGCGCGGCGACTCGGATCGCCCGCAGCTGACCCGCCTCTACGGCATCACCTTCCCCAAGAAGGCGCAGCTGGACGAGTTTCTGGAGATGCTGGAGCTCGCCCGCCAGCGCGACCATCGCAAGCTGGGCAAGGAGCTGGAGCTTTTCACCTTCAGCCAGAAGGTCGGCTCCGGCCTGCCGCTCTGGTTGCCCAAGGGCACGATGGTGCGCGAGACGCTGGTGGATTTCCTCAAGCAGGAGCAGCTTCGCCGCGGGTACCTGCCAGTCATCACGCCGCATATCGGGCGATTGGACCTGTACCGGACTTCAGGCCACTACCCGTATTACAGCGACTCGCAGTTCCCACCCATGATGGATGACGAGGAGGACGGCTACCTCCTCAAGCCCATGAACTGTCCGCACCACACCCAGGTGTACGATGCGCGGCCGCGTTCCTATCGCGAGCTGCCAGTACGTCTGGCGGAGTTCGGCACCGTCTACCGGTACGAGCAGTCCGGTGAGCTGGGCGGCCTCACCCGCGTGCGGGGCTTCACCGTCGACGACGCCCACCTCTTCTGCATGCCCGATCAGGTGAAGGCCGAGTTCAAGGACGTTATCGACCTCACACTGCTCGTCTTCCGTTCGCTCGGATTTTCCGACTTCACGGCACAGGTGTCCCTGCGCGACCCGGACAACCCGGACAAGTATGTCGGCAGTGCCGAACTGTGGGACGTCGCCGAGCAGAGCATCCGCGAGGCCGCTCAGGAGATGGGCCTGGACACGGTAGAGGAGGTCGGCGAGGCCGCCTTCTACGGCCCCAAGCTGGACTTCATGGTCAAGGACGCGCTTGGTCGCTCCTGGCAGCTGGGCACGATCCAGATCGACTACAACCTGCCGGAGCGCTTCGACCTCTGGTACACCGGCGCGGACAACGAGAAGCATCGCCCCGTGATGATCCACCGCGCTCCGTTCGGCTCGCTCGAGCGCTTCATCGGCGTACTGATCGAGCATTGCGGCGGCAACTTCCCGGTATGGCTGGCCCCCGTGCAGGTTGCCGTACTGCCCGTGGGGCAGGATTTCGAGGGGTACGCCCAGGAAGTGGCGGCCAAACTGCAGGAAGCCGGCATCCGCGTGGAGACCGATCTGCGCAACGAAAAAGTGGGCTACAAAATCCGCTCGGCCGAAATGCAGAAGGTCCCCTACATGCTTGTTGTCGGTGGCCGTGAGATGGAATCCGGTACGGTCGCGGTGCGCCGGCACGGCGAAGGCGATCAGGGCTCGATGGACATCCAGGCATTCCTGGACCACATCGCCCGTGAGAATCAGGTGACGGCGCAGGCGGCCTCATAG